The Erigeron canadensis isolate Cc75 chromosome 4, C_canadensis_v1, whole genome shotgun sequence genome window below encodes:
- the LOC122597963 gene encoding uncharacterized protein LOC122597963, producing the protein MHHKKSEIQIGKDSSGVSSDFNPTPKIHSHSPKAGFYSNQRCIGSLARSTSSPPSSFLSLQLSSERIKYLENDPTTRNEEHKIVIHESDVGIPTPRSTPHKRSGFSQTTTNGRCENTFKSKSNYTKRFCETKCRVTQLVNRLHYLRRLRTHIRLILLLALPFFYFLVSHPSRSFFLDFLSAFAFSAALLLSLNLALPRLPSIRLFLAKSFPLKILLPEKVSRSTLPVLWSIGSRTKNEHELNFHSGCWVQTYNNGDVYEGEFHKGKCSGCGVYYYHMSGRYEGDWVDGKYDGYGVETWSRGSRYRGQYRNGLRQGFGVYRFYTGDVYAGEWSNGQSHGCGAHTCEDGSRYVGEFKWGLKHGLGHYHFRNGDTYAGEYFGDKMHGFGVYSFSNGHRYEGSWHEGRRQGLGMYTFRNGETQSGHWDNGILNIPSSHSATHPVSSVAVYHSRVLNAVQEARRAAEKAYDVAKVDERVNRAVAAANRSANAARVAAVKAAQKKHPNRSNYGDVPNIYHLAN; encoded by the exons ATGCATCACAAGAAGTCCGAAATTCAGATCGGGAAAGATAGTAGTGGTGTCTCTTCCGATTTCAATCCTACACCAAAAATACACAGCCATTCCCCGAAGGCCGGTTTCTACTCGAACCAACGTTGCATTGGATCTTTGGCTCGATCAACAAGTTCCCCGCCATCTTCTTTTTTATCGTTACAACTGTCTTCTGAACGTATTAAATATTTAGAAAATGATCCCACGACTCGTAATGAAGAACATAAGATAGTTATCCACGAAAGCGATGTTGGCATACCAACCCCCAGATCAACACCTCATAAACGGTCCGGTTTCTCGCAAACGACGACAAATGGACGTTGTGAGAATACATTTAAGTCGAAAAGTAATTACACCAAGCGGTTTTGTGAGACCAAATGTAGGGTGACCCAACTAGTGAATCGTTTGCATTACCTACGTCGTTTGCGTACTCATATTCGTTTGATCTTGTTACTCGCGCTCCCCTTTTTTTACTTCTTGGTGTCCCACCCTAGTCGTTCgttttttctagattttttatCTGCATTTGCGTTCTCAGCTGCGTTGTTGTTATCTCTAAATCTAGCCCTTCCCCGTCTTCCTTCTATCAGACTGTTTCTAGCAAAATCTTTCCCTCTTAAGATTTTGTTGCCTGAAAAGGTTTCAAGATCAACGTTACCTGTGTTGTGGTCTATTGGGTCAAGGACAAAAAATGAGCACGAGTTGAATTTTCACTCTGGGTGTTGGGTTCAAACATACAACAATGGTGATGTGTATGAGGGTGAATTTCACAAGGGAAAGTGCTCTGGTTGTGGAGTGTATTATTATCATATGAGTGGGAGATATGAAGGTGACTGGGTTGATGGGAAGTATGATGGTTATGGTGTTGAGACGTGGTCGAGGGGAAGCCGGTATCGGGGGCAATATCGAAACGGGTTGAGACAAGGGTTTGGTGTATATAGGTTTTACACTGGAGATGTTTATGCAGGGGAATGGTCAAATGGGCAGAGCCATGGATGTGGTGCTCATACTTGTGAAGATGGGAGTAGATATGTTGGTGAATTCAAGTGGGGTCTTAAACATGGTCTTGGTCATTACCATTTCAG GAATGGGGATACATATGCTGGAGAATACTTCGGAGACAAAATGCACGGGTTTGGAGTTTACAGTTTTTCAAATGGGCACAGATATGAAGGATCCTGGCACGAAGGAAGAAGGCAAGGGCTTGGTATGTACACTTTCAGAAATGGTGAAACCCAGTCTGGTCATTGGGACAATGGGATCCTCAATATCCCAAGCTCTCATAGTGCAACACATCCTGTATCATCTGTTGCTGTCTATCATTCAAGAGTTCTTAATGCAGTCCAG GAAGCACGAAGAGCAGCAGAAAAAGCATATGATGTAGCAAAAGTGGACGAAAGAGTTAACAGGGCAGTGGCAGCCGCCAATAGGTCAGCCAATGCAGCTAGAGTTGCTGCTGTTAAGGCAGCACAGAAAAAACACCCAAACAGAAGTAACTATGGTGATGTTCCTAACATATATCACCTGGCTAACTAA
- the LOC122597964 gene encoding 60S ribosomal protein L37a — MTKRTKKAGIVGKYGTRYGASLRKQIKKMEVSQHSKYFCEFCGKYAVKRKAVGIWGCKDCGKVKAGGAYTLNTASAVTVRSTIRRLREQTES, encoded by the exons ATG ACGAAGAGAACTAAGAAGGCTGGAATCGTTGGGAAGTACG GTACCCGTTATGGTGCTAGTTTGAGGAAGCAGATCAAGAAGATGGAAGTCAGTCAGCATAGCAAGTACTTCTGTGAATTTTGCGGGAAG TACGCAGTGAAAAGGAAGGCTGTTGGAATCTGGGGATGCAAAGATTGTGGCAAGGTGAAGGCAGGCGGTGCTTATACATTGAA CACTGCTAGTGCTGTGACTGTCAGGAGTACCATCCGTAGGCTCAGGGAGCAGACCGAGAGTTAG
- the LOC122598056 gene encoding metacaspase-1-like: MLVDCSNCHTPLNLPPGAKSIRCSICQAITRIADHPSPSGSNTLFHSLSFNDNQHVPSGYYVPPPPAPILHNYPVLSGGGGRKKAVIVGVSYKNTRHELKGCINDAKFMKHLLLTRFQFLESQIVMLTEEETDLSRIPTGRNMRMALSWLVNGCQPGDSLLFHFSGHGSRQKNRNGDEIDGYDETLCPLDFETEGMIIDDEVNAVIVRPLPVGVRLHAIIDSCHSGTVLDLPWLCRMNRAGQYEWEDHRPKEAGIWKGSSGGEVISISGCDDDQTSADTSALSKITSTGAMTFCFIEAIEHGNASTYGSLLSSMRNSISNASRGPGGGSSSFNMLLNGRRGFTQEPQLTSCEPFDIFAKPFSI; this comes from the exons ATGTTAGTCGACTGTTCAAATTGTCATACTCCATTAAACTTGCCACCAGGAGCCAAATCCATAAGGTGTTCAATATGCCAAGCTATAACCCGAATAGCTGATCACCCATCTCCATCTGGGTCGAATACGCTGTTTCATTCATTGTCGTTTAATGATAACCAGCACGTACCGTCTGGTTATTATGTGCCTCCTCCTCCGGCACCAATACTACATAATTACCCCGTATTGTCTGGAGGAGGAGGCAGAAAAAAGGCGGTTATCGTTGGTGTGTCGTATAAGAATACTAGACATGAACTTAAAGGTTGTATTAATGATGCCAAGTTTATGAAGCATCTTTTGCTTACGAGGTTTCAGTTTCTTGAATCCCAGATTGTTATGCTCACTG AAGAAGAGACAGACCTTAGCCGGATCCCAACAGGTCGTAACATGAGGATGGCATTATCTTGGCTAGTCAATGGATGTCAACCAGGTGACTCACTTCTTTTTCACTTTTCTGGTCATGGTTCACGGCAGAAGAACCGTAATGGGGATGAGATAGATGGATATGATGAAACCTTATGTCCCTTGGATTTTGAAACTGAAGGCATGATTATCGATGACGAAGTCAATGCAGTAATCGTCAGACCCCTTCCTGTTGGTGTTAGACTTCATGCTATTATTGATTCTTGTCATAGTGGAACTGTGCTGGATCTCCCTTGGCTTTGCAGAATGAATAG AGCTGGGCAGTATGAATGGGAGGATCATCGTCCTAAAGAGGCAGGCATATGGAAGGGTAGCAGTGGAGGAGAAGTCATTTCGATTAGCGGATGTGATGATGATCAAACATCTGCTGATACATCG GCTCTATCAAAAATCACATCAACTGGGGCAATGACGTTTTGTTTTATTGAAGCTATAGAACATGGAAACGCATCTACGTATGGAAGCTTGTTAAGCTCTATGCGTAACTCTATCAGTAATGCTTCAAGAGGGCCTGGTGGTGGTAGTTCCTCCTTTAATATGTTGTTGAACGGACGTCGTGGATTCACTCAG GAACCACAATTGACTTCATGTGAGCCTTTCGATATATTTGCAAAGCCATTTTCCATTTGA
- the LOC122598314 gene encoding eukaryotic translation initiation factor 4G-like, whose protein sequence is MSDNQSRGGNPRNFTGGGGGGTTTAPPSGTNFPRKGVNRGMLGSPRGQPPGQYSGQPNDSDSDFQKGFKPSLPTPVMHHAERKHYDVGTITNEEQDKRRQFRGILYKLTPQNFEKLLYQVKQVNIDNADTLRVVVLQIYEKALMEPTCVQMYANFCSRLSVELPDFSENNEKITFKKLLLNKCQDEFKREGEVKQTEDQRDEARRRRVGNIRLIGELYKKRLLTERIMHECIKKLLGNNQTPDPDEENIEVLCKLMSTIGEMIDHPKVKEDMDVYFDMIFKLSNNMDFSSRVRFMLKDVIDLRNNKWQQRMKVEGPEKKCIVRREAAQERQGQATRVAREPTSNRWARRAQKEFGRKGSNVLPSTPQMGGYRRMTQQIRAYGNPGPSLNTFENRPWSRARVTMPPQSGPLDKVMSGEQLHDMSIMMIKEFYSARDVKEVVLCIRDLNAPSFYPSMISIWVIDSFERKDVDRDSLTQLLINLAKSQDGILSQDSLVKGFESVLSTLEDAVNDAPKAAEFLGRIFAKVLLENVISYAEVWRLIYAGGEEQGRLVEIGLAAEVLGVILEIIKLEKGDPFLNNMRMGSDLRLENFRPPTIKKTLRLDKFI, encoded by the exons ATGTCCGACAATCAATCAAGAGGTGGTAACCCAAGAAACTTTACCGGCGGCGGCGGAGGTGGCACTACCACCGCCCCTCCTTCCGGCACTAATTTTCCTAGAAAAGGCGTGAACCGTGGCATGTTAGGATCCCCACGTGGTCAACCACCTGGTCAGTACAGTGGTCAACCTAATGACTCAGATTCTGATTTTCAAAAGGGTTTTAAACCTTCTCTACCCACCCCAGTGATGCATCACGCCGAAAGAAAGCATTACGACGTTGGTACGATAACAAACGAAGAGCAGGACAAGCGAAGACAATTCCGAGGTATTCTTTACAAATTGACTCCACAGAACTTTGAAAAATTGTTATATCAAGTCAAACAAGTCAATATTGACAATGCCGATACGCTACGTGTTGTTGTTTTACAAATATACGAGAAGGCTTTGATGGAACCGACGTGTGTTCAAATGTATGCCAATTTTTGTTCTCGGTTATCTGTGGAGCTTCCTGATTTTAGTGAAAATAATGAGAAGATTACTTTTaagaaattattattaaataaatgtcAAGACGAATTTAAAAGAGAAGGTGAGGTTAAGCAGACAGAAGACCAACGAGATGAGGCGCGAAGACGTAGGGTGGGTAATATTAGACTTATCGGTGAATTGTACAAGAAAAGACTGTTGACTGAAAGAATTATGCATGAATGTATAAAGAAACTCTTAGGAAACAATCAGACCCCTGATCCTGATGAGGAAAATATTGAGGTTTTATGCAAATTGATGAGCACTATAGGTGAGATGATCGATCACCCAAAAGTTAAAGAAGACATGGATGTctattttgatatgattttcaAGTTATCGAATAATATGGATTTTTCGTCACGAGTAAGGTTCATGTTAAAAGATGTAATTGACCTTAGAAATAATAAATGGCAGCAAAGAATGAAGGTTGAAGGTCCAGAAAAGAAATGTATAGTGCGCAGGGAAGCTGCTCAAGAACGTCAAGGCCAAGCTACTCGAGTCGCCCGTGAACCTACTTCTAACCGATGGGCTAGAAGGGCTCAGAAGGAGTTTGGACGTAAAGGGTCGAATGTTTTACCTTCGACCCCTCAAATGGGTGGTTATCGTAGAATGACTCAACAGATTCGGGCTTATGGAAATCCAGGTCCAAGTCTTAACACTTTTGAGAATAGACCATGGTCACGAGCCCGAGTGACTATGCCGCCACAAAGTGGTCCTCTAGACAAGGTCATGTCTGGAGAGCAGTTACATGATATGTCCATTATGATGATTAAAGAGTTTTACAG TGCAAGAGATGTAAAAGAAGTTGTTTTGTGCATCAGAGATCTGAATGCACCCAGTTTCTATCCATCGATGATATCCATTTGGGTCATCGATTCTTTTGAGAGGAAAGACGTGGATCGGGATTCACTTACTCAACTTCTCATTAACCTTGCTAAATCTCAAGACGGTATTCTAAGTCAGGATTCACTTGTTAAAGG ATTTGAATCTGTATTGTCAACATTGGAGGATGCTGTGAATGATGCACCAAAAGCTGCAGAGTTTCTTGGTCGCATCTTTGCAAAAGTGCTTTTAGAAAACGTCATTTCTTACGCAGAAGTGTGGCGCTTGATATATGCAGGTGGAGAAGAGCAAGGACGACTAGTGGAAATAGGTCTTGCAGCCGAGGTTCTTGGAGTCATTTTGGAGATCATTAAATTAGAAAAAGGTGACCCCTTTTTAAATAATATGCGTATGGGTTCTGATCTTCGATTAGAGAACTTCCGTCCTCCAACAATCAAGAAAACATTGAGGTTAGATAAGTTTATCTAG